Proteins encoded together in one Gigantopelta aegis isolate Gae_Host chromosome 8, Gae_host_genome, whole genome shotgun sequence window:
- the LOC121379714 gene encoding uncharacterized protein LOC121379714: MGRNDSVGTFDGLRRGTQVQGLVTLMDYVDRTWMRSSVWSVNAWSVFNQSVRTNNDVEGWHHRLNHCALGTAPPFYKLVPMLHTEARLVPLTCPFVSERKMRRRQRKAFRNLQGKIFELWGCCTDGEVSTSRFLSACGKLYAPVAH, from the exons atggggcgaaacgactcggttgGAA CCTTCGACGGTCTTAGAAGAGGAACACAAGTTCAAGGACTGGTGACCCTCATGGACTATGTGGACCGCACCTGGATGAGGAGCAGCGTGTGGTCTGTGAACGCCTGGTCAGTCTTCAACCAGAGTGTGAGGACCAACAACGATGTGGAGGGCTGGCATCACCGACTGAACCACTGTGCCCTTGGAACAGCCCCTCCCTTCTACAAGTTGGTTCCCATGCTCCACACTGAAGCCAGGCTGGTTCCTCTGACATGCCCGTTCGTCTCAGAGAGGAAGATGCGACGACGACAGAGGAAGGCTTTCAGGAATCTGCAGGGGAAAATATTCGAACTGTGGGGATGCTGCACAGATGGTGAAGTGTCCACTTCGAGATTCCTGTCT
- the LOC121378641 gene encoding WD repeat domain phosphoinositide-interacting protein 4-like translates to MSTRSINSLRFNQDHSCFTCASNSGLKIYNVEPLTQKLYLGVDSVGSLASAEMLFRSNLIALVGGGNTPKFDEKAVLIWDNCQRNPAQKVVMDITFAQPVVAVRVQRDRLIVVLRNQVHVFSFPNNPQKLYGFETRDNPKGLTEVSTFARTLVFPGPKCGSVQIVDLESLKPDLTVSPVTINAHQGELACLALDQKGTLLATASRKGTLIRVFDLTTKKLVVELRRGADPALLYCISFSPDSAFLCASSDKGTIHIFAVKDTKLNRTSTFKKMGFLGPYVESQWGLASFTVAAECACICAFENGHSVIAACVDGTFHKYVFTTDGNCNRESYDVFMDIDEDME, encoded by the exons ATGTCTACCAGAAGCATTAACAGTCTCCGGTTTAATCAAGATCATA gtTGTTTTACTTGTGCCTCAAATTCTGGATTGAAGATTTACAATGTGGAACCACTCACACAGAAGCTCTATCTGG GTGTGGACTCTGTTGGCAGTTTGGCAAGTGCAGAGATGCTGTTCCGCAGTAATCTGATAGCTCTAGTAGGAGGCGGCAACACACCCAAGTTTGACGAGAAAGCTG tGTTAATATGGGATAACTGTCAGAGGAATCCTGCACAGAAAGTTGTGATGGATATAACATTTGCCCAGCCAGTAGTAGCGGTCCGAGTCCAAAGAGACAG GTTGATTGTGGTTTTAAGAAACCAGGTGCATGTGTTCTCTTTTCCTAACAACCCTCAAAAGCTGTATGGTTTTGAGACTCGAGATAACCCAAAAG gtCTGACAGAAGTGAGCACATTTGCAAGAACTTTGGTTTTTCCAGGACCCAAATGTGGAAGTGTACAAATTGTT GATCTGGAAAGTCTCAAACCTGATCTGACAGTTTCACCAGTAACAATAAATGCTCACCAGGGGGAGCTTGCATGTCTTGCACTGGATCAGAAAGGAACTTTGTTAGCAACGGCATCCAGAAAG GGCACCCTGATTCGTGTGTTTGATCTGACAACAAAGAAGTTGGTTGTAGAGTTACGACGGGGTGCTGATCCAGCTCTGCTATACTG CATCTCCTTCAGCCCAGACTCTGCTTTCTTGTGTGCTTCTAGTGACAAAGGAACCATTCACATCTTTGCTGTCAAAGACACCAAGCTGAACAGGACATCTAC GTTTAAGAAGATGGGATTCCTAGGACCCTATGTCGAGTCTCAGTGGGGTCTGGCCAGTTTCACAGTAGCAGCCGAGTGTGCTTGTATCTGTGCCTTTGAAAATGGACATTCTGTTATAG CTGCCTGCGTTGACGGAACATTTCACAAATATGTGTTCACTACAGATGGAAACTGTAATCGTGAGTCGTACGATGTATTCATGGATATTGATGAAGATATGGAATAA